In a single window of the Flavivirga spongiicola genome:
- a CDS encoding toxin-antitoxin system YwqK family antitoxin translates to MKKIIITLFVLLVYSLSFSQNVNQFDENGKRHGIWKKTFKNTNVLRYEGEFLHGKEVGVFKFYKNIRKKAVLTATRTFNENDNKTYVKFFTSRGKVISEGPMDGKLYIGAWKYYQKTSDELLTLEHYDNKGNLHGERFVYYPNGQIAEEQNYNNGKLNGVSTWYAANNVVLKAFIYVNGELHGDSKYYNSKGELITEGRYKQGKKHGIWKYYENGKLINEKDFSPKGKYKKK, encoded by the coding sequence ATGAAAAAAATAATAATAACTCTATTTGTTTTATTAGTTTATAGTTTAAGCTTCTCTCAAAACGTTAATCAATTTGATGAAAATGGCAAGCGTCATGGCATTTGGAAAAAGACATTTAAAAATACAAATGTTCTTAGGTATGAAGGTGAATTTTTGCATGGTAAAGAAGTAGGGGTTTTTAAGTTTTATAAGAATATTAGAAAGAAAGCTGTTTTAACGGCTACAAGGACTTTCAACGAAAATGATAATAAAACCTATGTTAAATTTTTCACATCCAGAGGAAAAGTCATTAGCGAAGGCCCTATGGATGGCAAGCTTTATATCGGAGCATGGAAATATTATCAAAAAACTTCCGATGAACTATTGACTTTAGAGCATTATGATAATAAAGGGAATTTGCATGGTGAACGTTTTGTTTATTATCCTAACGGACAAATAGCAGAAGAACAAAATTATAATAATGGAAAACTGAATGGCGTTTCAACTTGGTATGCTGCTAATAATGTTGTTTTAAAAGCTTTTATTTATGTTAATGGAGAACTGCACGGGGATTCAAAATATTATAACTCCAAAGGGGAGTTGATAACGGAAGGACGCTATAAACAAGGAAAGAAACACGGTATTTGGAAATACTATGAAAATGGAAAATTAATAAACGAGAAAGATTTTTCGCCAAAAGGAAAGTACAAGAAGAAATAA
- the yidC gene encoding membrane protein insertase YidC, whose translation MEEKKLDINSIIGFLLIFGILMYMLWQNQPTPEELEAQEKAKQEQVEAEKKAEEQNQTKITTTEDYTTEGVSDSLQLIHLKNKLGAFAYSETLASGEKETLVETDLFALKFNNRGGYLSEVKLKEFVDFNDEPIYIVKDNNASFNINFGTTESRIVNTKDRYFTPTVTKNGDNTIVSMKLKVSESQFLEYRYELKKDDYMIDFTIRSQGFGDVINSSQAVNLDWNLKTYRHAKSISYENRYTEVVFEYEDGKDDYLGQQEQTEDTAADVSYVAFKQHFFTSILLADAPFKTAAFESKNLVQDEEVDTVYTKAFVAKLPLELAGGEINKTMDWYYGPSDFKILNAYDRNLDEVVPLGWGIFGWINKYLFIPLFGFLGGFLSYGIAIIVMTILIKLVMSFVQYKQFLSQAKMKILKPELDAIRAKHKDNKMKAQQETMALQTKAGASPMAGCLPALVQLPVFYALFQFFPSAFDLRQKSFLWVKDLSSYDTVANLPFNIPFYGDHVSLFPILASIAIFFYMRLTTGQQVASQPQQEGMPDMGKMMKYMMYFSPIMMLFFFNNYASGLSLYYFISNLISIGIILVIKNYILDEDKIHAQMQENKKKPKKQSKFQARMQDMMEQAEKQKQAQKKRK comes from the coding sequence ATGGAAGAAAAAAAATTAGATATTAATTCGATTATAGGGTTTTTACTTATTTTCGGAATATTAATGTACATGCTTTGGCAAAATCAACCGACTCCCGAGGAGTTAGAGGCCCAAGAAAAAGCAAAACAAGAACAGGTTGAGGCTGAGAAAAAAGCCGAAGAGCAAAATCAAACCAAAATTACTACAACAGAAGATTATACAACAGAGGGAGTTTCAGATTCTCTTCAATTAATCCATCTTAAAAATAAACTAGGAGCTTTTGCATATTCAGAAACCTTGGCTTCTGGGGAAAAAGAAACGCTTGTTGAAACAGATCTATTTGCTTTAAAGTTTAATAATAGAGGAGGTTATTTATCTGAGGTGAAATTAAAGGAGTTTGTAGATTTTAATGATGAACCCATTTATATTGTAAAAGATAATAATGCTTCTTTTAATATTAATTTTGGAACTACTGAAAGTAGAATTGTTAATACGAAGGATAGATATTTTACACCTACTGTAACTAAAAATGGAGACAATACGATTGTTTCGATGAAACTTAAGGTGTCTGAAAGTCAATTTTTAGAATATCGCTACGAGTTGAAAAAAGACGATTATATGATCGATTTTACCATTCGTTCACAAGGATTCGGTGATGTTATAAACAGCTCACAAGCAGTTAATTTAGATTGGAATTTAAAAACTTATCGTCATGCAAAAAGTATTTCTTATGAAAATAGATACACAGAAGTGGTTTTTGAATATGAAGATGGTAAAGATGATTATTTAGGTCAACAAGAACAAACAGAGGATACTGCTGCAGATGTTAGTTATGTTGCGTTTAAACAACACTTTTTTACATCTATATTATTAGCAGACGCACCATTTAAAACGGCAGCTTTTGAATCTAAAAATTTAGTTCAGGATGAAGAAGTAGATACCGTTTATACTAAAGCTTTTGTAGCTAAGCTACCTTTAGAATTAGCTGGAGGAGAGATTAATAAAACAATGGATTGGTACTATGGACCAAGTGATTTTAAAATATTAAATGCATACGATAGAAATTTAGATGAAGTTGTACCGCTTGGATGGGGTATTTTCGGATGGATTAATAAGTATCTTTTTATTCCGTTATTTGGTTTCTTAGGAGGGTTTTTATCTTACGGGATTGCTATTATTGTTATGACGATATTAATCAAATTAGTAATGTCTTTTGTGCAGTATAAGCAATTTTTATCGCAGGCAAAGATGAAAATTCTAAAACCGGAATTGGACGCTATTCGAGCGAAGCATAAGGATAACAAAATGAAAGCACAGCAAGAAACTATGGCGCTGCAAACCAAAGCAGGGGCAAGCCCTATGGCGGGCTGTTTACCAGCCTTAGTACAGTTACCTGTATTCTATGCTTTGTTTCAATTTTTCCCGTCTGCATTTGATTTAAGACAGAAAAGTTTCTTGTGGGTAAAAGATTTATCATCATATGATACCGTGGCAAATCTTCCATTTAATATTCCATTCTATGGAGACCACGTAAGTTTGTTTCCAATATTAGCATCCATTGCTATTTTCTTTTACATGCGTTTAACGACAGGACAGCAAGTAGCATCGCAACCACAGCAAGAAGGTATGCCAGATATGGGGAAAATGATGAAGTATATGATGTACTTCTCACCAATAATGATGTTGTTTTTCTTTAATAATTATGCATCCGGATTAAGTTTATATTACTTTATTTCTAACTTAATTAGTATTGGAATCATCTTAGTTATTAAAAACTACATTCTTGATGAAGATAAAATTCATGCACAAATGCAAGAAAATAAAAAGAAGCCTAAGAAGCAAAGTAAATTTCAGGCACGTATGCAGGATATGATGGAGCAAGCTGAAAAACAAAAACAAGCACAAAAGAAGCGTAAATAA
- a CDS encoding CTP synthase, which translates to MTTTTKYIFVTGGVTSSLGKGIIAASLAKLLQAQGYRVTIQKLDPYINVDPGTLNPYEHGECYVTEDGAETDLDLGHYERFLNVPTSQANNVTTGRIYQSVIQKERRGEFLGKTVQVVPHITDEIKHRVQLLGKSGDFDIVITEIGGTVGDIESLPYIEAVRQLRWDLGENNGIVIHLTLVPYLSAAGELKTKPTQHSVKTLMESGVQADILVCRTEHDLPKDLRRKLALFCNVKEEAVIQSIDASTIYDVPNLMLEEGLDKVVLKRLNLKSSTPDITRWNSFVHRHKNPKTEVTIGLIGKYVELQDSYKSILEAFIHAGAENEVKVKVESIHSEYLNSDNIKLKLGHLDGVLVAPGFGERGIEGKIEAVKFVRENNIPFLGICLGMQMAVIEFARNVLGFADANSTEMDAASKNPVIDLMEEQKTITDKGGTMRLGAWSCELKKGSIVHETYKNDTIKERHRHRYEFNSIYKEQMEAAGMFATGLNPDTGLVEIIEIAEHPWFVGVQYHPEYKSTVANPHPLFVAFVKAALNHKKDKKGVSMAQS; encoded by the coding sequence ATGACAACTACAACAAAATACATATTTGTAACCGGAGGAGTTACATCGTCTTTAGGAAAAGGCATCATAGCAGCATCGCTAGCTAAATTATTACAAGCTCAAGGTTATCGAGTTACTATCCAAAAATTAGATCCATATATAAACGTAGATCCAGGAACATTAAACCCATATGAACATGGGGAATGTTATGTGACTGAAGATGGCGCTGAAACTGATTTAGATTTAGGACATTACGAACGTTTTTTAAACGTACCAACAAGTCAAGCTAATAATGTCACTACGGGACGCATTTATCAAAGCGTTATTCAAAAAGAACGTCGTGGTGAATTTTTAGGGAAAACAGTACAAGTCGTTCCTCATATTACTGATGAAATAAAACACCGTGTACAACTTTTAGGAAAGTCGGGTGATTTCGATATTGTTATTACTGAAATAGGAGGAACAGTTGGTGATATAGAATCGTTACCATATATAGAAGCCGTACGTCAATTACGTTGGGATTTAGGAGAAAATAATGGTATTGTTATTCATTTAACTTTAGTTCCTTATTTATCTGCAGCCGGTGAATTAAAAACGAAACCAACACAACATAGTGTTAAAACACTCATGGAAAGTGGAGTACAGGCAGATATACTGGTTTGTAGAACAGAACATGATTTACCAAAAGACTTACGTCGTAAACTGGCCCTATTTTGTAATGTTAAAGAGGAAGCAGTCATTCAATCTATAGATGCTTCTACGATTTACGATGTTCCAAATTTAATGTTAGAAGAAGGCTTGGATAAGGTTGTTTTAAAACGATTAAATTTAAAAAGCTCTACACCAGATATAACAAGATGGAATAGTTTTGTACACCGTCATAAAAACCCAAAAACAGAAGTTACTATTGGGTTAATTGGAAAATATGTAGAATTACAAGATTCATATAAATCTATCTTAGAAGCCTTTATTCATGCAGGCGCAGAGAACGAGGTTAAAGTAAAGGTAGAATCAATTCATTCAGAATACTTAAATAGTGACAATATTAAACTAAAACTGGGACATTTAGATGGTGTTTTAGTGGCTCCGGGTTTTGGAGAACGCGGTATAGAAGGAAAAATTGAAGCGGTAAAATTTGTTAGAGAAAATAATATACCATTTTTAGGAATTTGTTTAGGGATGCAAATGGCAGTTATTGAATTTGCACGAAATGTTTTAGGCTTTGCTGATGCAAATTCAACAGAAATGGACGCAGCGTCTAAAAATCCTGTGATTGATTTGATGGAAGAACAAAAAACCATCACAGATAAAGGCGGTACGATGCGTTTAGGCGCATGGTCTTGCGAATTGAAAAAAGGAAGTATTGTTCATGAAACTTATAAGAATGATACGATAAAAGAGCGTCACAGACACCGCTACGAATTTAACAGTATCTACAAGGAGCAGATGGAAGCAGCTGGCATGTTTGCTACAGGCTTAAACCCAGATACTGGTTTAGTTGAAATTATTGAAATTGCTGAACATCCTTGGTTTGTAGGAGTACAGTACCACCCAGAATATAAAAGTACAGTTGCCAATCCACATCCATTGTTTGTGGCTTTTGTAAAAGCAGCCTTAAACCATAAAAAAGATAAAAAAGGTGTCAGTATGGCACAAAGTTAA
- a CDS encoding T9SS type A sorting domain-containing protein, which produces MKNLPLIMSLFISIGINAQIQISNFTYNSVSSGSPYGFVEYNDKIYFIGRTDGFGSEIWQSDGTNINTKILKDINPGESDAINLTLLSATLNNELYFVAKSVHPYIGGEIWKTDGTEQGTTKVISYTGRTYGLTTVGNQIYFIVLTDETSLEIWKTDGTALGTTMVKGGIKALSPPSFQGKINNTFIFYAVIDESGYKNKVWRSDGTTNGTYPITDDLDGNGSSNGTLSQYIEYNNKLYFVSRYFLHETDGTLENTKVIANLWNATTNLVDFSDVIEVNNKLYFLFYSMDLLKLSIYESDGTSSGTNEIYTDISDQYFYPSYLSKKNDDLLFTTVNNTKGTSLKSLNTNNHEVSDLVELDKNLAQPTTFFDPFNACSIDKINGTDYILTTNTSGTRKKGRIYNSSSNTINDPEALSSLYMNIPNFTSYGIIYNQELYYSKENQVWKYDQNSLSNKAQAYNLSTSIHPNPSSGFLYLNTSNKIKNISIYDINSRLIFENQELNNGKIDITELKKGVYFLKINYNGNIVTKKIIKK; this is translated from the coding sequence ATGAAAAACCTCCCCCTAATCATGAGCTTATTTATATCTATTGGTATTAATGCTCAAATACAAATCTCTAATTTCACATATAACAGTGTAAGCTCGGGCTCACCTTATGGTTTTGTTGAATATAATGATAAAATATATTTTATAGGTAGAACGGATGGTTTTGGTAGTGAAATATGGCAAAGTGATGGAACTAATATAAATACAAAAATTCTTAAAGACATAAATCCAGGTGAAAGCGATGCAATAAACCTCACTCTTCTATCCGCAACTCTTAATAACGAATTATATTTTGTGGCAAAAAGTGTCCACCCTTACATAGGTGGTGAAATATGGAAAACTGATGGAACGGAACAAGGAACGACTAAAGTAATAAGTTATACCGGAAGAACTTATGGCCTTACTACTGTAGGGAATCAAATTTATTTTATAGTATTGACCGATGAAACCTCCTTAGAAATATGGAAAACAGATGGAACTGCACTTGGGACAACCATGGTAAAAGGAGGCATTAAAGCTTTAAGTCCACCATCATTTCAAGGAAAGATAAATAATACTTTTATATTCTATGCAGTAATTGATGAATCGGGCTATAAAAACAAGGTATGGAGAAGTGATGGTACTACAAATGGCACTTACCCAATCACTGATGATTTAGATGGAAATGGTTCTTCAAACGGTACATTAAGCCAATACATTGAATATAATAATAAATTATATTTTGTTAGCAGATATTTTTTACATGAAACCGACGGAACACTTGAAAACACAAAGGTCATTGCTAATTTATGGAATGCAACAACAAACTTAGTAGATTTTAGTGATGTCATAGAGGTAAACAATAAATTGTACTTTTTGTTTTATTCTATGGATTTATTAAAATTATCAATATATGAATCGGATGGAACGAGCAGTGGAACTAATGAAATTTATACCGATATTAGCGATCAGTATTTTTACCCCTCATACTTATCCAAAAAAAATGATGATTTATTGTTCACGACTGTAAACAATACCAAAGGAACATCTCTAAAATCATTAAATACAAATAACCATGAAGTATCAGATTTAGTAGAATTAGATAAAAACCTTGCACAGCCCACTACTTTCTTCGATCCATTCAATGCTTGCTCCATTGATAAAATTAATGGTACCGATTACATCCTCACTACTAATACAAGTGGAACTCGAAAAAAAGGGAGAATATACAATTCATCTTCAAACACAATAAATGATCCTGAAGCCTTAAGTTCTTTATATATGAATATACCTAATTTCACAAGTTATGGTATTATTTATAATCAGGAATTATATTATTCAAAAGAAAATCAAGTATGGAAATATGACCAAAATAGCCTAAGTAATAAGGCGCAAGCATATAATTTATCAACTTCTATTCATCCAAATCCATCTTCAGGTTTTCTTTATTTAAATACATCCAATAAAATTAAAAACATTAGTATTTACGATATAAATAGTAGGCTAATTTTCGAAAACCAAGAATTGAATAATGGCAAAATTGACATTACTGAGTTAAAAAAAGGAGTTTATTTTTTGAAAATAAATTATAACGGTAATATAGTTACCAAAAAAATTATAAAAAAATAA
- a CDS encoding TetR/AcrR family transcriptional regulator has product MKTKEKIKNKARELFNKKGFKNVTLREVAKSLEKSYGNITYHFKTKNELIFELYEDMVAETSEIMLSFNFQNLFHGILAAPQKTFEISMKYLFFYVDYVEVRRSYKDIYLKAEKDNAFRKENYMRLLKQLQAQKLLREELSTDDLNYLMDLSGAMRTFFFLNLHPESFDNIELKNKYVKYINNLVFPYLTKKGIEEYNLYLN; this is encoded by the coding sequence ATGAAAACAAAAGAGAAAATAAAGAATAAAGCCAGAGAGTTATTTAATAAAAAAGGGTTTAAAAATGTCACTTTAAGAGAGGTCGCAAAGAGTCTTGAAAAGAGTTACGGGAATATAACCTATCATTTTAAAACAAAAAATGAGCTTATTTTTGAATTATATGAAGATATGGTTGCAGAAACGAGTGAAATCATGTTATCGTTTAATTTTCAAAATTTATTTCACGGGATTTTGGCTGCTCCTCAAAAAACATTTGAGATTTCAATGAAATACTTATTCTTCTATGTAGATTATGTAGAGGTTAGAAGGAGTTATAAAGATATTTATTTGAAAGCAGAAAAAGATAATGCCTTTAGGAAAGAGAATTATATGAGACTATTGAAACAGCTACAAGCCCAAAAGCTATTAAGGGAAGAGTTATCTACAGATGACTTAAATTATTTAATGGATTTAAGTGGGGCTATGAGAACTTTCTTTTTTCTTAACCTTCATCCAGAAAGCTTTGATAACATAGAATTAAAGAATAAATACGTAAAATATATAAATAACTTAGTTTTCCCATATCTTACTAAAAAAGGAATAGAGGAATATAACCTTTACTTAAATTAA
- a CDS encoding alpha/beta fold hydrolase: MKLYEEKLEGLDIEYTEIDIDTQFGRTRIIKTGNPKGKKVVLFHGYNAGAPVTLEAVKELRNIYCFYAIDTIGQATKSAETKMNIKDDSFAIWSDEVLEKLNINKGNIIGISYGAFIVQKLITYRPQRVKKCVFVVPSGIVNGNIWESMTKLTIPLIRFKITKKERHLKAFLNAFVPEGDKFMFKMLKLIMEGVKLDTRIPALLKRKHIKHFNKPVYIMSASNDIYFPSKKIAKKSKSLFNNLKEVYLLENSKHMPSKNTFGEIQFKIKEWIN; the protein is encoded by the coding sequence ATGAAACTATACGAAGAAAAACTAGAGGGTTTGGATATCGAATATACTGAAATCGATATTGACACTCAATTTGGCAGAACAAGAATAATTAAGACCGGGAATCCGAAAGGCAAAAAGGTTGTATTATTTCATGGATATAATGCCGGAGCGCCAGTAACATTAGAAGCTGTTAAAGAATTAAGAAACATTTATTGTTTTTATGCTATTGATACCATCGGGCAAGCAACAAAAAGTGCTGAAACGAAAATGAACATAAAAGATGATTCTTTTGCTATTTGGTCTGATGAAGTTCTTGAAAAATTAAATATTAATAAAGGGAACATTATAGGTATTTCATATGGTGCATTTATTGTTCAAAAACTCATTACATATAGGCCTCAAAGAGTTAAAAAATGTGTTTTTGTTGTTCCCAGCGGTATTGTAAATGGTAATATATGGGAATCAATGACTAAACTCACAATTCCATTGATACGTTTTAAGATCACAAAAAAAGAGCGCCATCTTAAAGCTTTTTTAAATGCTTTCGTTCCAGAAGGTGATAAATTCATGTTTAAAATGCTCAAACTAATAATGGAGGGGGTAAAACTTGATACTAGAATACCAGCTTTACTAAAAAGAAAGCATATTAAGCATTTTAACAAGCCTGTTTATATAATGTCAGCATCAAATGATATTTACTTTCCTAGTAAAAAGATTGCAAAAAAAAGCAAATCTCTATTCAACAACCTCAAAGAAGTATATCTTTTAGAAAACTCAAAACATATGCCTTCGAAAAACACATTTGGCGAAATACAATTTAAGATTAAAGAATGGATAAACTGA
- a CDS encoding DUF3820 family protein, with product MLPDKQFLIDLAHTKMPFGKYKDRYLIDLPEYYIVWYHNKGFPKGKLGDMLTQVYDLKMNGLEDLIRNIQRQYPK from the coding sequence ATGCTTCCAGACAAACAATTTCTTATAGATTTGGCACATACCAAAATGCCTTTTGGTAAATATAAAGACCGTTACTTAATTGATTTGCCGGAATATTACATAGTATGGTATCATAACAAAGGGTTTCCAAAAGGAAAGCTAGGGGATATGCTTACACAAGTTTATGATTTAAAAATGAATGGGTTGGAGGATTTGATTCGGAACATTCAGAGACAGTACCCTAAATAG
- a CDS encoding DUF922 domain-containing protein codes for MSWNESYKLSWSDFKDAPNKHVSAVAVTASGITFGFSVSTTDDQVVGFTSEVHAHFYPEKSWYKKEQADSHVLDHEQLHFDITELHARKFRQRIDQVKISNSVRDQLKSIHNTINKELSQLQNRYDSETNYSRNVDAQTKWKIYITNELKKLAKYKSVD; via the coding sequence ATGTCCTGGAACGAGTCTTATAAATTATCCTGGTCAGATTTTAAAGACGCACCCAATAAACATGTGAGTGCCGTAGCCGTAACGGCATCGGGTATTACGTTTGGTTTTTCGGTAAGCACAACAGATGACCAAGTGGTAGGTTTTACTTCCGAAGTGCATGCGCATTTTTATCCGGAAAAATCATGGTATAAAAAAGAACAAGCAGATAGTCATGTTTTAGATCATGAACAGTTACATTTTGATATTACGGAGTTGCATGCACGTAAATTTAGACAACGAATAGATCAGGTAAAAATATCTAATAGTGTTAGAGACCAATTAAAAAGTATTCATAATACCATTAATAAAGAGCTTTCACAACTGCAAAATAGATATGATTCTGAAACCAATTATTCCAGAAATGTTGATGCTCAAACAAAATGGAAAATATATATAACTAACGAATTAAAAAAACTCGCGAAATATAAATCGGTAGATTAA
- a CDS encoding PBP1 and LysM peptidoglycan-binding domain-containing protein, producing the protein MNKFFFVLCLVLLFSFGTAQAQNYSTHKVKQGETIESIAKKYLVTPSDIYSLNPDAQKELRINSVLIIPKSKVSPPKITITKELEGFKKHRTKKRQTLYSLSQQYNVTVEEIKKHNKFLYAEPLRKGDKLQIPIFKVTEVEEVNELTKTYTVLPKEGKWRIAYKFGITVKELEELNPEMGEVLQEGQILNVPNIGDEEEKEVDEQYSYYKVLPKEGFYRLKIKLGLEQTELEALNPILKEGGLKVGMILKIPYSNLANGIIGLDSYKINLVDSITDFNTKHIAIMLPFKLNRVDFDSASDTKKSIQKDPYLNASLDFHSGVLMALDSLKALGVSLKVDVYDTKHEIGEVKHIIDKNDFENVDAVIGPLTPDNFEEVASELRKYNTPVISPIGINLKLYDNVFQSRPSNDLLKKKIVNFVRADTLTSNIIIISDTKNKPVSDDLKREFNYAKQILSRKDKKGEDKYFVSKDDIQDELKPGKNIVFLETQDSGFVSNVTSILASLIQEENKQERKEAIEIVLVTTNINSAFEDDAVDNIHLSDLQFHFATMSRAYNENDNNAFVKKYKQMYNTTPNNRAVKGFDLTMDVVLRLVSSEDLYMSVNEASLTEYVENKFAYKKKLFGGYYNNTVYLVMYDDLTIVEVK; encoded by the coding sequence ATGAATAAATTCTTTTTCGTTTTATGTTTAGTACTATTATTTAGTTTTGGTACTGCTCAAGCTCAAAATTATAGCACTCATAAGGTTAAACAAGGAGAAACCATTGAAAGTATTGCAAAAAAATACTTAGTAACCCCTTCAGATATTTACAGTTTAAACCCGGATGCCCAAAAGGAGTTAAGAATTAATTCGGTTTTAATTATCCCAAAATCTAAAGTTTCACCCCCTAAAATAACTATAACTAAAGAATTAGAGGGCTTTAAAAAACATAGAACCAAAAAAAGGCAAACACTTTATAGCTTATCGCAACAGTATAATGTGACTGTTGAAGAAATTAAAAAGCATAATAAATTTTTATATGCTGAACCTTTACGAAAAGGAGATAAACTTCAAATCCCAATATTTAAAGTTACAGAGGTTGAGGAAGTTAATGAACTTACTAAAACTTACACAGTACTTCCTAAAGAAGGCAAATGGCGTATTGCTTATAAATTTGGGATAACAGTTAAAGAGCTTGAAGAACTTAACCCTGAGATGGGTGAGGTATTGCAAGAAGGACAAATCTTAAATGTACCAAATATAGGCGATGAAGAAGAAAAAGAAGTAGACGAACAGTATAGCTATTATAAAGTATTACCAAAAGAAGGGTTTTATAGACTAAAAATTAAATTAGGTTTGGAGCAGACAGAACTAGAAGCTTTAAATCCAATTTTAAAAGAAGGTGGATTAAAAGTAGGAATGATCTTAAAAATACCATATTCTAATTTAGCCAATGGTATTATAGGGTTAGATTCTTACAAGATTAATTTAGTAGATAGTATTACCGATTTTAATACAAAGCATATAGCTATTATGCTGCCTTTTAAACTAAATCGGGTAGATTTCGATTCTGCATCAGATACCAAGAAAAGTATTCAAAAAGATCCATATTTAAATGCCTCACTAGATTTTCATTCAGGTGTTTTAATGGCGTTGGATTCTCTTAAAGCTTTAGGGGTTTCTCTTAAAGTAGATGTGTACGATACTAAACATGAAATAGGTGAAGTAAAGCATATTATTGATAAAAATGACTTTGAAAATGTTGATGCTGTTATAGGTCCATTAACTCCTGATAATTTTGAAGAAGTTGCTTCGGAATTAAGGAAGTATAATACACCGGTTATATCACCAATAGGAATCAACTTAAAGTTATATGATAATGTATTTCAGTCAAGACCATCTAATGATCTATTAAAAAAGAAGATTGTAAATTTTGTAAGAGCTGATACTTTAACCAGTAATATTATAATTATCTCGGACACTAAAAATAAACCGGTTTCTGATGATCTTAAGCGGGAGTTTAATTATGCCAAACAAATTCTTTCTAGGAAGGATAAAAAAGGTGAAGACAAGTACTTTGTGAGTAAGGATGATATTCAGGATGAGTTAAAACCAGGAAAAAATATCGTGTTTTTAGAAACTCAGGATTCTGGATTTGTTTCCAATGTAACAAGTATTTTGGCATCATTAATTCAAGAAGAGAATAAACAAGAAAGAAAAGAAGCTATAGAGATTGTATTGGTTACTACCAATATCAATTCCGCTTTTGAAGATGATGCGGTGGATAACATCCATTTATCAGATTTACAATTTCATTTTGCAACGATGTCAAGAGCGTATAATGAAAATGATAATAATGCCTTTGTTAAAAAGTATAAACAAATGTATAATACAACACCTAATAATAGAGCTGTTAAAGGTTTCGATTTAACCATGGATGTTGTATTGCGTTTAGTATCTTCAGAAGATCTGTATATGTCAGTTAATGAGGCATCGCTTACCGAATATGTAGAAAATAAATTTGCATACAAAAAGAAACTTTTTGGTGGCTATTATAACAATACGGTGTATTTGGTAATGTATGATGATTTAACCATTGTTGAGGTAAAATAA